CGACATTAATGATATTAGCATTTGCAGCTTTAGCAATTCCAACATTAACTAATCAATTACACACTTCTGCTGAAACTCATTTAAATACATTAAATATTTTTGTTGCTATTGTATTATTAATACTTTTTATTGCAAGCTTATATTTTTCTATTAAAGGAGATAAAACAATTGTACCAAAAGATACTAATTCAAGTCAACATAAAGATATTTGGCCAATTGGTTTAACCTTATTAGTATTAGGAATATCTGGTATTGGTGCTGCATTTGTATCAGAATGGTTTGTTGATGCATTAACTCCAGCAATGCAAGTACTAGGTATAAATGATGTATTTGCTGGTTTAGTAATTGTTGCAATTGCTGGTAATGCAATAGAAAATTTGGTTGGAATTCAATTAGCATTAAAAAATAAAACTGATTATGCAGTAAGTGTAATTCTCAATAGTTCCCTTCAAGTTGCCTTAGGTTTGTTCCCATTATTAGTATTAGTTTCTTACTTTTTAGGTGGAGCAATTTTGTCATTTGTAATTTCACCTATGTTACTAGCTGCTTTAGCCCTTACTGTAATAGTTACTGCATTTGTAGTATTCGATGGTGAATCAATTTGGTTGGAAGGACTCGCTTTAATTTGTCTTTATACCTTAATAGCTATTGCTTTTTGGTGGGGATAAATAATAAATTTCAAAAAAAAGCGGATTAATATCCGCTTTTTTGCTTTAAAGAGTATGCCCGATTGGATTCGAACCAATGACCTACAGCTTAGAAGGCTGTTGCTCTATCCAGCTGAGCTACGGGCACAAGTTTTTTGTATTGCGAAAATAACTAAACCAACTCTTATGGTGAAAATTTTTTTTAATGAAGTTGAACACTCATATTATTAAAACCTAAATAATTAATCGTAACTTTGTAAAATGTAAAAATAAATTTCCTTTAAGTCAATATTTCAAAAAAATGTTATTAAAAAAATTTAATCTATTATTATTAGTTTTAATAAGTATTATTGTTAACCAGCAATTAAGTTTTTCTCAAACTTCCACTAAAAAAGAAAAATTAAAAAAAGTTGTTGTAAACTCAATTTCAGATCAATCAATATTACTACAAGTTGGAAATGAGAAAATTTCAGCTAAACAGTTAAGTGAAGCGTATAAAAAAAATGGGAATAGGTCTGGAAAAAATTTATTTGATCAACCTAAAGACACAATTATTGAATTCATAAATTTATATGCAAATTATAGATTA
Above is a window of Chlorobiota bacterium DNA encoding:
- the cax gene encoding calcium/proton exchanger; the protein is MSKKEKLIISIGVIFTSISGYLHYSNSNVVLLFVIVTVTLALLAMIVGDATEQLGYRFGPNVTGILQSSLGNLPELFVCIFALKAGLDKVVQAALIGSILGNSLLVFGLALFLGGLKNGTQYFRSEPPKMIATLMILAFAALAIPTLTNQLHTSAETHLNTLNIFVAIVLLILFIASLYFSIKGDKTIVPKDTNSSQHKDIWPIGLTLLVLGISGIGAAFVSEWFVDALTPAMQVLGINDVFAGLVIVAIAGNAIENLVGIQLALKNKTDYAVSVILNSSLQVALGLFPLLVLVSYFLGGAILSFVISPMLLAALALTVIVTAFVVFDGESIWLEGLALICLYTLIAIAFWWG